The window tgttttgtacGATAAAATCCTCTCTTTagtataagactaaagcatttATCCGTGACCAGATTTTATGAGTGTAGCgaagaggggttttgtgtttaaaacccctctcCGGAGAACTGTAAGTTAAAACCCTgtccagagggttttgagtttaaacccttctccAGGTGGGTTTGGAGCTATAAACCATCTCtttaataaaaaagcaaattattcactccaaattctatgagcatagctaAAAGGAGGggtgagtttaaaccccccttctcCAGAgtgctttaagtttaaaacctctccagatggttttgagtttaaaattcccctattTGAGATTGAAAAACtcctctttaatattattctaaagcaaactttaATTGCCAAATTCTAAGAGCGTAGCTAAaggtattttgagtttgttaTAAAAAACTCCAAAGATTTTTTgattaaaaccccccaacagatggttttgacgatgaagcttcccttttcgatataaaatctataacaaactacagtcaccaaattcattgagcgtagccaagagaggttacatattTCTACCAGTCGATGGGCTACACTAATAAATTGCAGTGATtagcatggaagtcatctgctgaaattgaaaaaaaaaacaacaactaaatgtGGTTCAAGAAAGATAGATAAGAcggatttcaggagtcagttatagagatcgggtctcaatcatgGATATACTATGCCAAACTTAGTGAGTTTGTGAAAATGCTATtttaacttggcgccacactttcatggaggacctcagagcagtggataCCAGGTGAGAAGAGGCATCAGATATAGCCAGTAACAGATTTTGTGGAGACAGTTTGCTGTCCAATGCGCcgaagtaagtaagtaagtaagaatactTTTCTAAGTAAGTCAATAAGTAACAAAAGTAGACTAGGTTTTGaactaaaattttttaaatagcaggacaatgcactgtagatacctaagaaaatgtatttttttttgtgttaaataCGGAAATAGGGCCATATTTAACTAttgtgttttaaaacgtcaATTTTTAGTCGTGGCCAGTAGAGTGGAAACGATTATCATGTAAGATACAATAAGATTAAGCATTAAAGACTCTACATAAGAAtgtaatttatagcatatataatttatattagtgacagatttttttagacaaaaattttgtaatttcttaaatataatacaaaagaaaaagtattggtctgCCCAGTGGAAAGGGGTGATTACATCTATCGCCCCTACCGCCTGGTATAAAcctcttttattttatatttaataatagttTAATATTTAAGATTAGAGTCTGATGTGACCCATGGGCTTAGCCGGGGAATGTAAACCCCCCAACCCCAATAAaatctccacccccccccccgctaggggggggggtgggattgaagtttagtgactgatttttggctttgattttgtttattttaggtaagattttaatactaaaccatgaCTTGTCCCAGGGAAGCCAAGGGGGtttcaagtttaaaacccccttccaGGGAGTTTCGCAGTTAAATCTCCCTCtcctataaaacaaaaaagaacaaaaaaaaacaacaatgcaaacgacaatccccataTTTAAAGAGTATAGCTAaggtagattttgattttaaaaccccctccaaacttaacgataaaccccctcttaaATATATGACTATCCATtttcagtcaccagattctatgagcgttaccaagaggggttttgtgtttaaactcCCCCTCCAGCGGACTTTGCAGGTAAAAACCAACTCTTccatataaaaaagcaaataacacACTCAAATATCTATGAGGGTAGTTATAGAAATCAGGTCTCAATCAAAAattcatatgccgaactgggagtcgacaccttagtaaggttgtgacagagcgtcgcaagAGGTTTTCGGGACATGTCTCTGGCAAAATGAATTACGAATAGTTAGAGTTACGATGACGCTGAGGCCATGACGAGGAAATtacaaacagggacatcctagtaaaACTTGGCGCAACACTTTCATGGaagtcctcagagcaggtgggaaaaggcttcagacattgccagtgacagatttttgtgtaAGAAGCTTGCCgtccaatgcgccgaacgggtCTGAATAATataagtcagtaagaaaagcacattaggttttggaaataaaactttttatagcaggataatgtactgtagatacctcagaatttgtattttgttagcttttactaccggaaatagtgcttggcggatGGGCTCCGCCCAAACCCCGCTGGGAGAGCTCAAagcgctcccccagatcccTTTGCAGGCTGGGGCGTCTACAATACACGCCTTAATCTacactagaactagaaggaCATATAAGTCAATAAATCTCTACAAGTTTTTATAGCGGCATAAATTTCTCAATGTTTTGTTGATTTTAGGACTCGAGGACTATGCAGCCacgatattattattataaatgttaaaattaaaaatttccaACAAACGTGAAACAAATAATTTGTCTTCAtttattttctgtgttttttaatGTGTCTATGATGTTTGGTGGCTTTCTTCTAAGGTTAGCTAATAATTGTCAATTGTAGACTAGTCATATTAATGGTTTGATAGATACATTCGAATTGTGTGAGGGAATGTTCTGGTGTGTCATCCTTTGGGTTAAAGTTTCTAAATTTTCTTGGATATTGGTTACTAGATGATGAAGCTTCACttttaatttctgtttttttctctattctCGTTTGCcaatttagttaatttaatttcccttcttAATCTTTCAGTGTGATCTAATGCTGatgttctttctctctttctctaaatTTTCTCGTTCTTTCTTTGACTTCTTTTATGCAACCAATCCTGACATTATTTGTCTTTCTGTACTCTAATTTTTTCTATTgcaatttttttactataaattATTCTCTAATTCTTCCTTCAATTTTGATGATCATCAATTATAGTTACAGTTAGagttatttatacaataaaaacatCTCAGATTGAGTAGAcgactagaaaaaaatattgaatttcAGAACGCATCTCAATTTATTACTCTTCTACCGAAAAATttcttatgaattctaaatttactAACGCATattgttttaataattatttgatgTTCACGTGCAATTACATAGACTTTGTCGCCATATTAAAccattctgttttaaaacgtcaagTTTTCATCCTGGCTGGTAGAGGGGAAACTATTTTCATGCAAGAGACAATAAGAGTCATCTctcaaattttttattattgctaATGATTGCCttttagcattaaaaaatatggattaatgcgactcgatataagaatgtaatttatagcatataatttatattactgacacatttttattgttcaattttttttaatttcttaaatataatacaaaagaaaaagtattggtctgCACAGTGAAGAGGGGTGATTAAATATATCGCCCCTACCACCTGATATTAAcctctttcattttatatttactaataattTAGTTTGAGATTAGAGAGTGGTGCGACTTAATATACAAATGGactcaaatataaaaaaagtagcttatattataaagattctccactaattttgttcacacacTATTTTTCTGATTAATAATTAGATCCCTCTTCCACTCAACACTAGCGGGGAGGGCAATAGATGCAATCCCCTTCTCTCCCCACCAACACAGAAGCAGCCAAGATATCAGAAGGGGggacgacataatataaagatacgatatatatatatatcaataagtagcttttATCATATAGATGTGTAACTAATTATGTTAACATCCTGTGATATCTGCATAAGAATGGGACCGCCCCCCCACACTCAAAAAATAAAGGGTCGTCGGGGTGGGGGCGGACTTATGCCAAAAAGGCCAACGTACCAGAAGgagaacgacataatataagtttaaatatatatcaataagtagattttttatataaatatgtaaataagtatgttaacaaacttttatttctgcaaataATTCCGCcacccactcgaaagttaaggggggggggggcaaaattGATGCAATAGTCCCACCCCAACCCAACAAATTATCCAACAAAATAGATGGAGGGGCGATGTTAaccaaaaaaattgttaaaatataaattatttgtaaacattattAGCATATGTATAGAATTCGGATATAAATAGTGTGATTTCTCGACTAAAATTCGTCTGCACTCCCCTCTTTCGGACGAGGAGGGTCGGCTGAGTGGGGGAGAGGCTCGCCCCTATCGGCCCCTGTttcgtgtatatatatatatataatatatatatatatatatatatatatatatatatatatatatatatatatatatatatatatatatatatatatatatatatatatatatatatacattgagagagagagagagagagagagagaggaaagtaGAGAGATGGaagtaaagagaaagagagtgcgCCGTGTCCTATCATTATAAAAAGATACAATATGTCATGGGCTTCAAAGTATGTCAAGGGGTAGAGCTGCAGTAGAGGCCCGTTTATTGGACGGACAAAAAAAACAGAGGGGGATATTTCGgccataaaaataattaaaacaaatgaacGGGCGTTGTCGGTGTGTAATGGTTGTAGTGGAGGCCAATAGCACTACGCCATAGGTCAGTAAGGCTAACCTTTGATGTGGCAAACTGtggtcagtggagaccaataacACCATTGGTCTCGATTGGACGGTTatagactaaaaagtaaaaaagtaaagtttccctttaagaccttgtggtctatagagcagaagATGGTCATTTATTTCATTGGCCTACGGATTACGAGGGtgttgtgtggccagcacagacAACACaaattttccccaacttaagtcagatacccattaacGCTGGGAGGACTCAGAGACGCAAAAAGATCTCGCCAAAACCCCTGTCTTCAACAGGATTTAAACCCAAAACCCACGGTTTAGAAGGAATCGCGCCTCCCACTGCTAGATATTTTAAGTCAGCAGAGCATAATAATGAATTCCAGCTTGGGAAGATCAATGTGTTATTATGTGTCTTTACATTGtactattttgtgtttttacattgtactattttgtgtttttacattgtgttattgtgtgtctttacattgtgttattgtgtgtcTTTACATTGTCTTATTGTGTGTCTTTACATTATACTATTGTGTGTCTTTACATTGTCTTATTGTGTGTCTTTACATTATGTTATTGTGTGTCTTTACATTATGTTATTGTGTGtctttacattgtgttattgtgtgtcTTTACATTGTCTTATTGTGTGTCTTTACATTGTCTTATTGTGTGtctttacattgtgttattgtgtgtcTTTACATTGTCTTATTGTGTGTCTTTACATTATGTTATTGTGTGtctttacattgtgttattgtgtgtcTTTACATTGTACTATTGTGTGTCTTTACGTTGTCTTATTGTGTATCTTTACATTGTACTATTGTGTTTCTTAACAGAGTGCTATTGTGTATATTTACATTGTGCTATTGTGTGTATTTACATTGTGTTATTGTGTATCTTAACAGAGTGATATTGTGtgtctttatcttatcttatcttatcttatcttatataatacagacgttacttcaaaaaagaagatgattacgtcctacgcgtcatgcatttagttatgcatattaaccaatgacttaaattcagccaagccactggttttcctggctagctcaggcaacccattccatgctctaatagcactagggaagaaggagtatttgtacaaatttgtcctagcatatgggacgaggaatgtgcctttatctttgtgtctttcagagaatttttttaaattttgtttttgtatttgaagattatggttcagtgttttatgtatgattgctactttacttttgagccttctgtcctgaaggctttgtaaatttagtgattttactaaaggtgttactttagtcacatgtgaatattcgtttgttatgaatctcactgctctattttgtgtctgttctagtttcttaatgttttcttgaattgaggggtctcaaacagaggatgcatattctattattagcccaaccaaggttaaataacattttagttttatgttcttatttgatttatagaaatttcttttaataaatcctaatgctttgtttgatttttttgtagtttcattaatataataataataataataatctttattatccgtaaggaaatttgtggattccatgacagtttttcatttattttaacacctaggtattttgcgtttttagtctgtgttactggtttgccatgaataagataagtggaattaatttgttttagtttttttgttactcttaacaactgacatttttctgggtggaaagacatgctccaatttgattcccatttctgtaattcatctaattctctttgtaaaatatctgtgtcttgtgttgtttttattgttctatatattatgcaaccgtctgcaaataatctgacttttgttcctcaagtaatgcaatttggtaaatcactgatgtaaattaaaaatagtagtggacccaagactgttccttgaggtacacctgagtttactgttatcggtgttgatttagagccattttttattacagtttgttctctccctatcagaaaatctttaatccactgatgcagtggaccattaatgccgaaatattttaattttttaagcaaactatggtggtggaCTTTGTctaaagccttagaaaaatctagtgttattgtgtatttttatattatgctattCTGTGTCTTTAAATAGTGTTATTGTGTGtctttacattgtgttatatttttttcctttcattgcctatttattattttttattctttttttttgtcctttcaGGAATGAAAATGTTGGTTTTGCAAAACATTTGTCTCATGTTCAACATTTGTCAAGCACTGACTTGCGCCAATATCGGGCATCTACTTTTAACGCCTTACTTAAaagaaggggaaataactacAGCTAAAGAGCTCAGTATAGTTCATGACAAAGATGGCGTCATACCAACAAGTTATTCAGGATTTATTACAGTTGATGAACTTATTGgaaatcatttatttttctgGTTCTTCCCAGCCATGAACTCTGACCCCAAAGCTCCACTGGTCATCTGGCTAAATGGTGGACCTGGCGTGTCATCCGAATTGGGTTTATTTCATGAGAACGGACCTTTAAAATTTAGAGAAACAGATAATGGAGAAGTTGGATATGAAAGAAGAAACAGTTCTTGGGCCGAGACATTTTCAATGTTATATATTGACAATCCCGTTGGAGTTGGTTATAGTTATAGCGACAGCGGAGAGGAAGGTTATAGAACAACACAAGAAGAGTACACTATAGATCTCTATGAGTTCATTCAACAATTTTATGTCATGTTCCCAGAATACTTGCAAAGAGAACTTTACATTGGCGGCCAATCATACGCCGGGAAATATGTTCCGGCCTTCGCTTACAGAATACACGAAGAAATTCAAGTTAACAGAACCAGAATTCCATTAACAGGAATTTATCTTGGAGGACCTTTAATTGACTTTGAAGTACAAGGTCCTAGACTCGCAGACTTATTCTATTCTTTAGGCTTTATTTCTGCTAAACAAAGACAGGACTTTAAGATTAGTTCTAAAAAGTTCATTCATAAACTTGTTTTTggacaaaaaaagtttgtacctgATAAGGATTTTGAAAAGGTTTCAATGAACAGGGTTTGTAATGGGTGTTGGGATAATTTACATAACTTAGAGAAACCTCCGTATGAAGCAGTTGGAAAAGTCATGAGATCGTTGCGCTTGAAAGTACATGCTGGAAGTGTACCATTTGAAGAAGCTAGTTATTCGGTGCATCTGAAGTTAAGTTCCGATTACTTTGTCTCGACCACTGCTAAATTTACAAAGCTGATGGACAATTACAAagttcttgtgtttgttggaAGCGATGATGGTGTAATCAGCTCTCCCTCGGTGGAAGCTCTTTTGACCTCTATCCCATGGTCATTGCAGCCTGAGTATAAAGATGCTAAAAAGTTGGTATGGGTTGACCAGGAGAAGAATAAGGTCAAAGGCTTCTACACTCGTGTTGGTCAGTTCTGTAGAGTTACCGTCTTAGGGGCCGGACATCAAGTGCCCCATGACCAACCAGAAAGCACTTTGTTAATGATGACCGAGTTCATAAAGAATGGTTGTATTAGTGGAAATTAAGTCAAATTAGTAAATCTTGCATTTGAAATAACTGTTTATATTTGGCTTGTACTTAATGTCATAGGTATCCACTGtttacgaaataaaaaaaaaggttctaacCCCGCATTAATCTACACCAGAACTAGTAGCTCACCAATTTTTATAGCGGCATAAATCTCTTAATGTTTTGCTGACTTTAGGACTATGTAGATAcgatattattactattaatgttaaaattagaattaaaattaaaaatttcctacgaaagtgaaacaaataatttgtcttcatttattttcagttttttttttaacgtgtcTTAGAATTTTACTGGTTCGCCTCTAAGTTTAGCTAATAATTGTGAAGTCAATTGTAGACTAGTCATATTCAAGGTTTGATAGATACATTCGAATTGTGTGAGGAAATGTTCTGGTGTGTCATCTTTTGGGTTAAAGTTCCTAAATTAACTTGGATATTGGTTACTAGATGATGAAGCttcaattataatttttgtttttttttagcctcccccgtaaggggaaaagacgctattaggtttgtgcaaaatgtccgtctgtcacactctgatctcgaaaactagaagagatatgaaaaatattattttatgattaaatgcggcttgaaaggtttaggtgcaacggctacttttggttttctaaaagcaaaccgttttatttataaaattaattatgcaagagatttttttcataaaaatacacccattctaaaacaattacgtaaatgtaagggaggcaatatTCTAGTATGTTAAGAAAGAACGAATCTATGTATGTGTATTTAAATATCACGAAGtcgaatatatttataaaatgtacaagaaatgttcacaacaaatataaatattagtaaaagttttttttctggtcaactagctgctaaaattaaaagaaaacattaatctttgtttataaaggctaagaatgcgctttgtatgtaaatatcatgcacactttttaaaatggacattatatgcagcgactttcgtgcagtagcatAACGCCGCGGCATGGTATGGTGCTAAACTAATTCCTTAAAAAATTGgaaataattagattttatttattttttgtttagtgccccatcTGAATAAAAGCCGCTTATTTTTGtccgttttgtctgttggtcggtctgtccgttacgtttagattaaaaaagaacaacactaaaagcaattgaaaatctgatttaaccttaaATATTCCTTCCAAAAAATCtctatagttttaagtatctataatagattgttccggatggtTTTGTGAAAACAAATCAAAGTCAACGAGTGTCTGTTTGcttttctaatttatattatatttaatttcattgctTAAACGTTTAAAACACTTGATCACTCATatgttgttccggttttttatgtaaatagcctataaatgctaaatgaatATCTcgatactgacttatatttcattaactataaagttgatTCGGaaattgttatataaaaaaattatgtcaaatgattgtttgaaatcacatcaatgacttacattacacttatattctttgacaatgcgtcactatagtttaaatATCGATATCAAATCGTTCCGTATTTTTAACTTAAAGCAAatgtatgtcaaatgacttttttttcaaaaatatcgacaataggttgttcaggattttaaaataagaaagtaatttactagaaacgattaatgaaaatcactttttagtcGCCCACGAtagggaaaaagccgctattaggtttgttagacttattttacatttaattttcttgctgaaagatagcaaaagttttttttaatcggtagagaatgttccggattttgttttgaaaaagaaatcatcgccaaaattgttccgaattttattagaaaaaatctACAAACgacaaatgtttgaaatccttattctagtaaataaaacaaataatcttcttctcatttaaaaaaaattggctgTTTCGgattttttgtgaaaaacattttaaatctatttacaCTAAATTACATTTTCTAGCTTAATTAAACATTACAAACTCtaattttatcttaatattaattattaaggaaaacaacttcctaacaccaaagtatggtatgaaaatctctccacaaggctaTGGTAGATATAATTTGTATACTAGATCATCCCAAAAATTTAAGTAACTAGTATTTGATTTATCTGaaaatctctctttctttctctttctttctctctctctctctctttctctctggcctatatatatatatatatatatatatatatatatatatatatatatatatatatatatatatctttgtttgctagatctaactgcggtactattattcaatttattttatgcgattttaaaatttactgtaaggttttccgttatttattaagtcaaaagaattcaacaatgaaattagctttctttctaaagattttaatacaaggcaaaaaatacacacacgcaaacatgcacatgtttgttttattttattgtgcaaagaacgttcgtaagaaacatcttccttaattattaattattaattattttatacgtGGTTTCAGTAATTGTTACAATAGGGAACGATAGTAAGTCtatggatgtcaggtgtgtaaaagtcgtcctggcctgatacacagtggctaagtacgcatctaaagtaaaaaaatagtaataataatgagttaattgactgtcacaaattattaagaatattgttatcaaatcaagacacttaactgcaggagtaatattcaagttaacacgttagaaaaattatttaaccgtaatatttattgatGGTAATATCCTTTGCTAGCGcgttgtgttttttcattctggcttaaaaatggtcaatgtctatcaataaattgggtgtcaaggaccaaagaaataaaataaagagtagggggtgtttagctctccatttaaagtcttctacaaaataattagttactggctaaTTCtgctatataatctcgcggtttgtgttctgtgtagctaaaggtcactcgtttagatgcgtgtgatctttagtccagcttactaattgagatttatgttcaagtaactcggcacacttgaaaaggtgtggcctctagcccaaccacgtgattaagattttttctccaaataagcaaactctttgtccggatacccatgtagatgtttggctttaagtccagtcccccccccccaattaacattaactactaagtaaacaaacatagttccctcgtgtgacctctagagagtacttacgtccatcgtatctgacttggggtcacctgtcaatcaatgaactcattgtgatgaacgaaacaaataaaagggggagggagctgttcatctagaaatatacctggttaccttagaggtgtggctcttgtagtccagcccccctaataaagattaactactaagtaaacaagctcagttccctcgaaaggtgtgacctctagagagtgtcaatacgctgacattaaacctacgtccatcgtatttaacttgtggtcacctgcctataaaaaaaattcaatgttatggactaaacaaataaaaggggtgggagttgttcatctctacctctggagatatacccgcacagctagacagacgtctggtcagcatgacgtagtcaaggagtgtagcattttaacatgttaactaacctactcaaaggtcaagacaaattgaaaaaagtgccagccattgctgctctgtatgtaaagcgcatttatgatgtaaagtttcatttctatttatattaagttattgacacgccttgtctttataataaacgatgtttggtgcatattcataatggttctatttttaagcacattattttgttttaatataaacattaatacattctaaaacagacattaatggaacgaggtccacttcatgcatattaaataggtgtattttttactatccggtagtgatatccgacaggagccgaatagcaccggatagtaaaaaatgcgggatattcggcagaagccggagccggagcgactatccggtgcacccctaatatatatatatatatatatatatatatatatatatatatatatatatatatatatatatatatatgttatacatCTTAAAATGAAATACTTAAGAACTTAGTTTCCCCTATATCTATGTACCCTCGTtagctctctctctcgtgttaataaagacatttttagtctaactataTAATAGGCTGTGTGACGTAAAGGATTTTTTACCCTTGAcatcatatggaatgaattctttaaatgaaatgaactCGGTGCactaatgtttattaaacctcgaaAACGTTCTCGTAttgttaaagacatttttagtctaactaggccgtgtgacgtaggcTGAAGGATCTTTTCTAATCAGATTTtttccactagatctagattctttttacactaaatctagatttttttacactggatctatatatatatatatatatttacaataaatctagatttatattctaattaaaatcaatctagattctagatctagaatttctaggtctagttaagaattatataaactagatcaagatttaaaatttcaacttatagatttaaatctagacttaaagtgtagattttgatttccaaaagtctagatctatagtgcgatgttataaaatatgaaaGCTTATACAAACAGAATTACAATAAGTAACAACAATGACGCAGAGAGCTCAACAATACATAAATCTaagaccgggaaaagtggagggatttggttaggCGAACTGTCACAGTACCCCTATGaagaaagtcaagggacagatgagataAAGATTATTGCTGTAAATTGAACTTGCGATATTTCAGATTGATATTTCTCACTTCACAAATGTTGTAGTAATTATACTTAATCTTTGTTGACAATCCAAATACTTTAACTAATAT of the Biomphalaria glabrata chromosome 11, xgBioGlab47.1, whole genome shotgun sequence genome contains:
- the LOC106059141 gene encoding probable serine carboxypeptidase CPVL, translated to MKMLVLQNICLMFNICQALTCANIGHLLLTPYLKEGEITTAKELSIVHDKDGVIPTSYSGFITVDELIGNHLFFWFFPAMNSDPKAPLVIWLNGGPGVSSELGLFHENGPLKFRETDNGEVGYERRNSSWAETFSMLYIDNPVGVGYSYSDSGEEGYRTTQEEYTIDLYEFIQQFYVMFPEYLQRELYIGGQSYAGKYVPAFAYRIHEEIQVNRTRIPLTGIYLGGPLIDFEVQGPRLADLFYSLGFISAKQRQDFKISSKKFIHKLVFGQKKFVPDKDFEKVSMNRVCNGCWDNLHNLEKPPYEAVGKVMRSLRLKVHAGSVPFEEASYSVHLKLSSDYFVSTTAKFTKLMDNYKVLVFVGSDDGVISSPSVEALLTSIPWSLQPEYKDAKKLVWVDQEKNKVKGFYTRVGQFCRVTVLGAGHQVPHDQPESTLLMMTEFIKNGCISGN